The Bacteroidota bacterium genomic sequence AACATATGGTTGTTTGGTATAGCGTTGCTAACATTCACAGGATGTGAAGATATATTTGGTTTTAACCCTTACTAATCATTTCGCTTCTCAAACGTCAACCAATTAAAAGTAACCGAAATGTTGGATATCTCCGCCCAACCTCCGATATAGATTGAAGATGTGGGGAGTGAAGTAAGAAGGGACGTGCGATGTGCAATGTGTGTTTTGTTGGGAATTAGAGATTGCAAATTTTAGATTTTGGATTTCAGATTTTTATTGTTACGGTTTTAACAGTTCCGATGGAGCTCCACTCCCGATGAATGGGCAAGCTCGAATATTTTCACGCAAAGTTACGCAAATAATAATATTACATTTCATCTGGCACTATTATCTTTACAATATCAATCGGCGTCATTCGATATTTATCGGCTAAGTCTCTTAGATTATCATCGAAGGATGCTTCAATTGATTTCTCCTTCAATCTTCGCATCCCATCTTCAATAGATACATCATACTGCTCACAAATTTGGGAAATTGTCTTCCTGCCAAATCCCATGCCTTCAGCTATCAACGGCTTCGGTTTTTGCGGTGAGATAATCCCGAATAATTCTTTCGCTGTCATATCATATTTATCAGCAAGGTCGCGCACTTGAATAGTCTGACTATCCGGGATGATGTTTCTTTCCTGTAATCGATTTATGACAGCAGGAAGTTCCATTTGTAATTTTGCGGTTAAGTCGGCAAGGGTTAGTAATTCTGCATGAGGGATTGGCGGTTCTTCTTTTGGAGAGACCCATGAGTTCGCTATCTCTTCACCAAAATCCATGACAGTTTTAAATGGCGGTATATCTACAATTGTGAAGACAAGAATTAATCCTGCGAGCGTGGAAGAAAGCATTAGTTCCCGTTTGCGCTTCATACCTTCGTGCAACTTCGTTCTCAAATACGTAATTAAAACTTTCCAATTAAAATAAATGTGAAAACTTGCACCCACAACAAAGAGAAACGTGAAAATTGTATGCACCGACTGCCATTGATATTTGGTTAAGCCGATAAATTTCCAATCCGACCAATTTGCCACCCTACCGGGCGGTGTGATGTATAAGATAATTCCTGATATGCTTATGATGAGAAAAGATATGACAATATAAAAAGTTGTAAACGACCGCCATTGAAATTTCTTTTTAGTTTTTGATTCCATGTATCATTTGTCCTTTTTCGGTTTAAACATTGTTGCTAAAAATACGCCCGCATCCACAACTCAACTTTTTGCTCGATCTGGCGCGAACCAAATTCACTGTCATCTTTGCCAAACATATACGTGTGCCAAAGTATGAATTCAAGATTTGTTTCAGGTTTATAGGTAAAGTTAGCGGAAAGTAAAAAACTGTTATCTTGCAAATTATAGATAGTATAAATTGATGGGGTAAAATAAAGCCAATCGAAAGGCTCCGGCTGGGTTAGCTTAACGTAGAGATAATCGCGCATTAATGTATTACTCTTGAAATATGTTTGACTTATCCCAAGCGTTTGTTGAATTGCATCAGGCGTTCCAATGGCAATGCTTCTTAAAAGATAATCTTGATACGATTCAAATTCATTTTTACTCATTCCAAACCCGTTGCGATAGTATTCTGCAATCACAGTCGTGTTCCACTCGCTAAGATATCTTATTCCAAAAAGGTAACTATAAATATCGCCACGCTCTCGGTTTAAGATTCCATTATCGATGGAATACCTATCAGCATTTCGGGTTAAACTGAATTCGGTGTGGAATTCTAAATTTTCTTTTATGTTCCTCGAAACATCAAATCCATACTTCTTGTAACTCCGGCTGCCTTGATATATCATCAAATCAATATCAGTATCCAATAATAGAAAATAAAATTTTGCCGCAACATCTGTGTATTTCGCTTCACCGAAACGATTGTTTATTGTATTGATTGCTGGAATGATCAACGCTTGAGCTGCGAACGTTTGTAGTGAACCGGATGAAAAACTTTTTATATACTCTACATTTGCCGAAAGAATTCCCGCCTGTGCAAGCTCCGGATTCTCAGGGTCTTTCAGCGGATTTACATATCCAACCGGATTAAAAGCATACCCTTT encodes the following:
- a CDS encoding DUF4405 domain-containing protein; amino-acid sequence: MESKTKKKFQWRSFTTFYIVISFLIISISGIILYITPPGRVANWSDWKFIGLTKYQWQSVHTIFTFLFVVGASFHIYFNWKVLITYLRTKLHEGMKRKRELMLSSTLAGLILVFTIVDIPPFKTVMDFGEEIANSWVSPKEEPPIPHAELLTLADLTAKLQMELPAVINRLQERNIIPDSQTIQVRDLADKYDMTAKELFGIISPQKPKPLIAEGMGFGRKTISQICEQYDVSIEDGMRRLKEKSIEASFDDNLRDLADKYRMTPIDIVKIIVPDEM